The region CAGGCGTCAGCCCGTATACTTCGCCTTACGGCTTCGCACAGACCTGTGTTTTTGCTAAACAGTCGCTTGGGCCTTTTCACTGCGGCCCCCTCGGGCTATTCACCCTACCGAGGCACCCCTTCTCCCGAAGTTACGGGGTCATTTTGCCGAGTTCCTTAACGAGAGTTCTTCCGCGCGCCTTAGAATTCTCTTCTCGCCTACCTGTGTCGGTTTGCGGTACGGGCACCTTCTCCTGACTAGAGGCTTTTCTTGGCAGTGTGAGATCATGACCTTCGCTACTGTAATTTTCGCTCCCCATCACAGCCCAGCCTTACGGTGTGCGGATTTGCCTACACACCAGCCTCACTGCTTAGACGGACATCCATCAGTCCGCGTCACTACCCTCCTGCGTCACCCCATCGCTCATAGCGGATTACGGTGGTACAGTAATTTCAAACTGTTGTCCTTCGACTACGCCTTTCGGCCTCGCCTTAGGTCCCGACTTACCCTGAGCGGACGAGCCTTCCTCAGGAAACCTTGGGCTTTCGGCGGATCAGATTCTCACTGATCTTTTCGTTACTCATACCGGCATTCTCACTTGTATACTCTCCAGCGCTCCTTACGGTACACCTTCAACGTATATACAACGCTCCCCTACCCCAGATACAAAGTATCTAGCCATAGCTTCGGTGGTGTGTTTAGCCCCGTTACATTTTCGGCGCAGAGTCACTCGACCAGTGAGCTATTACGCACTCTTTCAATGGTGGCTGCTTCTAAGCCAACATCCTGGTTGTCTGTGCAACTCCACATCCTTTCCCACTTAACACACACTTGGGGACCTTAGCTGATGGTCTGGGCTGTTTCCCTTTTGACAATGGATCTTAGCACTCACTGTCTGACTCCCGGCAAGAAGTAAATGGCATTCGGAGTTTGACTGAGCTTGGTAACCCTTGCGGGCCCCGCACCCAATCAGTGCTCTACCTCCACCACTCCATTCACCGAGGCTAGCCCTAAAGCTATTTCGGGGAGAACCAGCTATCTCCGAGTTCGATTGGAATTTCTCCGCTACCCCCACCTCATCCCCGCATTTTTCAACATGCGTGGGTTCGGGCCTCCAGTGCGTGTTACCGCACCTTCACCCTGGACAGGGGTAGATCACACGGTTTCGGGTCTACGTCCACATACTTAATCGCCCTATTCAGACTCGCTTTCGCTGCGGCTCCGGCTTCTCACCTTAACCTTGCATGTTAAACGTAACTCGCCGGTTCATTCTACAAAAGGCACGCCATCACCCATAAAAAGGGCTCTGACTTTTTGTAAGCACACGGTTTCAGGTTCTATTTCACTCCCCTTCCGGGGTGCTTTTCACCTTTCCCTCACGGTACTGTTTCACTATCGGTCGCCAGGTAGTATTTAGCCTTAGCAGATGGTCCTGCTGGATTCATACGGGGTTTCACGTGCCCCGCACTACTCGGGATCCGTCTCGGAGAGAATACCATTTCGGCTACAGGGCTTTTACCTCTATCGCGGGCCTTTCCAGACCTCTTCGCCTACCATATTCCTTTGTAACTCCATGTGAGACGTCCCACAACCCCAAGAGGCAAGCCTCTTGGTTTAGGCTGTTCCGCGTTCGCTCGCCGCTACTGACGGAATCACTATTGTTTTCTCTTCCTCAGGGTACTTAGATGTTTCAGTTCCCCTGGTCTGCCTCTGCGTATCCTATGTATTCAGATACGAGTAACTGCGAATTACCACAGCTGGGTTTCCCCATTCGGACACCCCCGGATCAAAGCTTGCTTACAGCTCCCCGAGGCAGTTTCGTTGTTCGCCACGTCCTTCGTCGGCTCCTGGCGCCTAGGCATCCTCCGTGTGCTCTTAGTAGCTTAACCAATGTGTTTTCCCTAAGGAAAATCACGGTAGCAACTAATAACTATTTCCACTTGCTTACACAAGTTTCAGCTAAAAGATGTTCTAAAACGCAAATTCGTTTCGGTATCCAGTTTTCAAGGATCAAAGGTAAAGATGAGAGCTTAAACTCTCAAAACTGACCAACGAGTGAGTAACAGGCCTAAACCTGATTGGTTTGGAAGCGAAGCTTCCGATTTGAATGTTTCCGTTGCAGGAAACGATTCTCCATAGAAAGGAGGTGATCCAGCCGCACCTTCCGATACGGCTACCTTGTTACGACTTCACCCCAATCATCTACCCCACCTTCGGCGGCTGGCTCCCTTGCGGGTTACCCCACCGACTTCGGGTGTTGTAAACTCTCGTGGTGTGACGGGCGGTGTGTACAAGACCCGGGAACGTATTCACCGCGGCATGCTGATCCGCGATTACTAGCAATTCCGACTTCATGCAGGCGAGTTGCAGCCTGCAATCCGAACTGAGACCGGCTTTGCTGGGATTGGCTCCACCTCGCGGCTTCGCTTCCCGTTGTACCGGCCATTGTAGTACGTGTGTAGCCCAGGTCATAAGGGGCATGATGATTTGACGTCATCCCCACCTTCCTCCGGTTTGTCACCGGCAGTCACTCTAGAGTGCCCAGCTCAACCTGCTGGCAACTAAAGTCAAGGGTTGCGCTCGTTGCGGGACTTAACCCAACATCTCACGACACGAGCTGACGACAACCATGCACCACCTGTCTCAACTTTCCCCGAAGGGCACCTAATGCATCTCTGCTTCGTTAGTTGGATGTCAAGACCTGGTAAGGTTCTTCGCGTTGCTTCGAATTAAACCACATACTCCACTGCTTGTGCGGGTCCCCGTCAATTCCTTTGAGTTTCAGTCTTGCGACCGTACTCCCCAGGCGGAGTGCTTACTGTGTTAACTTCGGCACCAAGGGTATCGAAACCCCTAACACCTAGCACTCATCGTTTACGGCGTGGACTACCAGGGTATCTAATCCTGTTTGCTCCCCACGCTTTCGCGCCTCAGCGTCAGTTACAGCCCAGAAAGTCGCCTTCGCCACTGGTGTTCCTCCACATATCTACGCATTTCACCGCTACACGTGGAATTCCACTTTCCTCTTCTGTACTCAAGTCACCCAGTTTCCAGTGCGACCTCAGGTTGAGCCCAAGGTTTAAACACCAGACTTAAATAACCGCCTGCGCGCGCTTTACGCCCAATAATTCCGGACAACGCTTGCCCCCTACGTATTACCGCGGCTGCTGGCACGTAGTTAGCCGGGGCTTTCTTCTCAGGTACCGTCACTCCGGTAGCAGTTATTCTACCGGACGTTCTTCCCTGGCAACAGAGCTTTACGATCCGAAAACCTTCATCACTCACGCGGCGTTGCTCCGTCAGGCTTGCGCCCATTGCGGAAGATTCCCTACTGCTGCCTCCCGTAGGAGTCTGGGCCGTGTCTCAGTCCCAGTGTGGCCGTTCACCCTCTCAGGTCGGCTACGCATCGTCGCCTTGGTGGGCCGTTACCCCACCAACTAGCTAATGCGCCGCAGGCCCATCCCCAAGCAGCAGATTGCTCCGCCTTTCATTCTCTCCTCAGGAGAAGAAAGAAATTATCCGGTATTAGCTACCGTTTCCGGTAGTTATCCCAGGCTTGAGGGCAGGTTGCCTACGTGTTACTCACCCGTCCGCCGCTAAGTCTGAAAGGAAGCAAGCTTCCTTTCAAACTCCGCTCGACTTGCATGTATTAGGCACGCCGCCAGCGTTCGTCCTGAGCCAGGATCAAACTCTCCAAATTGGTATTTAGAAAGAGCGATTGCTCATTTTGAAACATCTGACGAGAATTTACATTCTCATTTTTGGATCTCACCGAAGTGATTTCCGATACTCACTCGTTGTTCAGTTTTCAAAGATCAAGCTCGTTGTTAGCGCCGCTTACCGCGTCACCAGCAACTTTTATAATATAACATGGATCAAACAACTATGCAACTATTATTTCAAAAGTTCTTGCTGAAGCAATACCATCAGCTCTTCCGCAGTATCCCAAACCAGAGGGCGTATCTCCTGAAGATGTATCCTTAATTTATCTGCCTCATCCCTTCTAACCGTCCAGATTACCGGAATATTCAACCCAAGCGCATAGCCCGCTGCCAGATATACCTCAGATGACTGGCCTGTGAGGTCCGCAATAACCAGCTTGCTGTCCGCCACAGGCACCAGGGAATTCGCAGCTTCATTCTTACTGGCAAGCAGACGGGGGAAATAGCCAAACTGCTCGATTTTGGCCCATAGCTTATCCTGCCACTCTGCCTGCAACTTCTCATCATCCGGCAGAAGAACCAGGCATTGTTGTAAAATCCGGCCGCCTGCAATTGCAGCAGCTTCCTCCCACCCCATAGGAGTCAAAGAGAAGTTCATACCTTCCCGGACTAACAGTTCCTCATTTTGCAGCCTGTCAATAATATAGACCAGCTCCTGCAGATTGGGAGAGTATGTCAGATTGTAGCTGCGGGACAGGGGATGAATGACCACCGGCTCCCCAGAGCCATCGCAATGCCTATGCAGATACTGCAGCAGCCTGTTTCCTTTATCCTCAGCAGTTACCGGAATACCCGGGGCATTCACAATCTCGTCCAGATCACTGAACGCAAGGATCACCTTCTCGCCACAATCCGTCTTTTCGCGGATATAGCCTGAGATCAGATGCAGCATGTCCCGCTTCTGCTGGAACGAGAGCGCAAGAATCGCCTCATAACTGTCTCTAACCAGACTGTAGCTTCCGCCAGGAGAGCAGGAGCAGTCGAAATACTGATCATACTCACCGTCTGCTGCAATGCGGACAATCTGATCGCAGAATGCACAATGTTTCTTTTGCATAACTATCACCTCTTCAGAATAGCATTCTCCCTACCTTACCAAAAATGGATTGAAAAGTGGACCGGAAATTCCTTCCTCCCCCTACGGAGCTTAGCGATTCTTCACCGAAATAGGTGCCGGCAAGCGGGCGGGACATTAGACGGGCTTCTACATTCCGCAAAACGCAAACCATGACGTGGAACTGGATGGTTTATACGCATTTATGTTATACTCCTTCGTATAATTTGGTGGGGAGGTGAACAATAAATGGGAAGGCGATTTTGCAAATGGATTGTGCTCATGAATTGATTCACTTCTCAGGCGGCTGTTCATGTCCATCATTAAGTTCTATAGGGTATGCAATCTAACTATAACTTGGAGGTGAATCCCTCTTCATGAGGGAAAAGCTTGGACCTAATAACAATCACTAATTTAATTATTCTTGCCATATTAATTGCTTTAACAGCCTTTTTTGTAGCTTCGGAATTTGCGGCCGTCAAAATCCGCATGTCGCGGATTGAACAATTGATTGATGAAGGAAATAAGAAAGCCGTTATTGCCAAAAAGGTTGTCGGTAATTTGGATTATTATCTGTCCGCCTGCCAGCTTGGAATTACAGTGACAGCCCTTGGTCTGGGAGCTATCGGTAAACCAGCCGTGGAGCGTATTCTGTACCCGGTCTTTGATTTCTTTAACTTGTCGGGCGCAACCGCTTCCGTTGCTTCCTATGCCATTGCGTTTATTTTTGTTACCTTCTTACATGTCGTAGTCGGTGAGATGGCACCCAAGACGCTGGCGATCCAGTTTTCCGAAAAGATGACGCTGCTGCTCTCTCCCCCACTGTACTGGTTCGGCAAAATTATGCATCCTTTTATCGTTGCCCTAAATGGAACTTCCCGGGTTATTCTGCGCCTGTTTGGAGTTAAACCCGCCGGACATGAAGATCATTATTCAGAAGAGGAGCTTCGGATCATTATGGCTCAAAGCTCCAAAGGCGGGGCGCTGAATGAAACGAAGCTGGAATATTTAGATAACGTATTTGCTTTTGATGAACGTATCGCCAAAGACATCATGATTCCAAGAACTGAAATGGTAGCTTTGGATTACGATATGTCGTATGAAGAGATCATAAGTGTCATTGATTCCAATAATTATAGTCGTTACCCGGTCACCCAGAATGGAAACAAGGATATCATTCATGGTGTGGTGAACATCAAAAAAATGCTTCCCCACATTATCGCCGGCCGGGAGCGTCATCTGAAGGATTTTGCCCGCAGCCTCCCCGTTGTAGCGTCTACGACCCCTATTAAGGAAGCGATGCTCAAAATGCAGCAGGAACAGATGCATATGGCCATGGTTGTCGATGAATATGGAGGTACGGCAGGGATTCTGACCTTGGAGGATATTCTTGAGGAGCTTGTCGGAGAAATCCGCGATGAGTTTGATGCAGATGAGCTTTCCGATATTCAGCAGATCGGCGAGCAGACCTATAGAATCAATGGACGTGTTTTGCTTGAAGAGATTGAACAGCAGTTTGGATTGGTCTTTGAGGACAGGGATGGCATAGATACCATCGGAGGCTGGATTCAATATAAAGCCGGCAATCCCGTGAACCCGGGGTACGAGCTTCAAGATAGCGGTCAACACTGGGTAATCACTGAAATGGACAACCTGCAGATCAAGCAGATCGTTCTTACGAGAGCATTAGAGCAACAGTCCTAAACGTATAACTATAACTTTTGGAGGTGAATCCCTCAGCCGGAGGGGAAAATTTGGACGGAGTCATAACTTTAAACTTAATTCTGGTAGCTGTCTTTATTGGTCTTACCGCTTTCTTTGTAGGCGCTGAGTTCGCTATTCTCAAGGTACGTATGTCCCGCATTGATCAACTGATCACGGAAGGCAACAAAAAAGCGGTGACCGCCAAAAAGGTTGCCCGCGATTTAGATTACTATCTATCCGCTTGTCAATTAGGGATTACGATAACGGCTTTGGTGCTTGGTGCGCTCGGTGAGCCAACCGTTGAGCGGGTTTTGCATCCGCTTTTCGACCAAATGGGTGTTCCTGCTGCCTTGTCTACAGTCTTGTCTTATCTGATCGCCTTGTCAATCATCACATTCCTGCATGTAGTCATTGGAGAGCTCGCACCCAAAACCCTGGCCATTCAATTTGCTGAAAAGATGACCCTACTGCTTGCTCCTCCGCTCTATTGGTTCGGCAAAATCACCTATCCGTTCATCGTTGCCCTGAATGGATCTGCAAGACTATTGCTCCGTATGTTTGGAGTAAAGCCTGCGGGACATGAAACGGTTCACTCTGAAGAAGAGCTGAAGTGGATTGTGGACCAAAGCTTTGAGAGCGGAGAAATCAACAAGACGGAACTTATCTATCTAAATAACATCTTCGCTTTTGATGAACGCAGACTTAGTGAGATTATTGTGCCCATTGAAAAAGTGGTAACTGTACAAATGGGAATGCCCGTCGATAAGTTAATTGAAATCGTGGGTGAGCATGACTACACCCGTTACCCCGTTGTAAGTCCAAATGAAGGCGAACCTTTCATAGGTTACATTAACACCAAAGAAATGTTGACCAGTATTGCAGCAGGACGAAGCGCGGACTGGCAAAAATTCGTGCACGAGATTCCAACATTTACGGAGACTGAGAACCTGCGGGATGTATTGTTGCGCATGCAGCACACCAGGGTCCATATGGCAAAAGTGACGGACAGCACCGGCAAGACTACCGGCATTGTGACCATGGAGGATCTTCTGGAAGAGATTGTTGGCGAGATTCGTGATGAGTCATTAAATATCAATGTTTCTCCTATCTCATAGGGAACCTATAGCATTGTACAAAAAAGGCCTGTTTCAAGGCCTTTTTTTGTATGCAGCTTAATTAAACTGCCAGCAGCTCAAGCTTAGATTACCGTACTGATAACTCCGGTGAAGCAGCTGCGCATTACGCCCCGTGTCCCCCGCTCCCATAGCGATGAACAGCGGAATAAAGTGTTCACTCGTCGGGACCGCCATCTCTGCATAGGGAGCAAGCTCATCATATTGGAACAGCGCTTCTGTATCCCATGCTTCCAGCTTCTCCTGAATCCAGTGATCGAACTGCTCGGCCCACCCGTTGACCTCATCCGAATTCCAGTTCAACCTCCGCAGATTATGAACGGTTCCCCCGCTGGCGATGATAAGCACATCCTGTTCACGCAGCGCCGCCAGCGCCTTGCCGATCTCATACTGCTGCGCATTAGACAGATCACGATTCACAGACATCGCTACAACCGGAATATCCGCCTCCGGATAGAGCAGCTTCAGCACAGCCCATGCGCCGTGATCTAGTCCTCTTTGTTCATCCCTGACATTCTTCACCCCACCCGCGGTCAAAAGCTTCTGAATCTGCTCCGCGAGAGCCGGATCACCATGTGCGGGATACGTCATCTGGTACAGCTCGTCCTGGAATCCGCCGAAGTCATAAATGGTATCATACGTTGCAGCCGCGCCCACGGACTGCACGGGTTCCTCCCAATGCGCTGAGAAGAGAACGATAGCTTTCGGTTTGGGCATATGGTCTTTGAACTCTTTTAACAGTTTGGTGTAGGCATTATCTTCAAGAACAATAGATGGAGCTCCGTGTGCAAAAAAATAGGAAGGCATCATCGATAATCACTCCTTATTAATAGTTAATCCGGCATCCTGCTTGAGCCATTGCAAGAAATCACGCTGGTTCTCTTCAGTTACGCCATGGTCGGACGGATAGAGTCTGAAGGTCAACCGTTCGGTTTGTCCCTCCAGATAGGCGGCAGTCTCATGTCCAATGCGCACCGGGAACACCGAATCGTATTCACCATGCGAAGCGAAGACAGACACGTTCTTGAGGCTACGGAGGTTATACTCCATTTTCACAAATTCCGGAATATATCCATTAAGCGCGACAATTCCTTTGAGTTGCTCCCCCATCGTAAGCGCAAGCGTCATGGACAGAATGGCCCCTTGGCTGAAGCCGAGCAAATAACGTCTGTCCGGATCGACCGGATACTGCTGCGTTGCATAGTGAATGAAGGCCTCAAGATCGCTGACCGCTTGGTCAAACATCTCACGTATGGGGTTGCCCAGGCTTTTCAAATCATAATATTGATACCCCGTACCCAGCAGCAGATTCCCGCGAACCCCGATAATAATGAACTCCTCAGCCAGCGGCGCCACCAGACCGAACATATTGCGCTCATTAGAGCCCTTGCCGTGAAAAGTAAAGATCACCGGGTACTTCCTGCCTTGCTCCAGCTTATCCGGTAAATGAACATCATATGAATATTTAGGATTCATCTTATTTTCCTCCATACCGAAGATCTTCGCTTAAATATTAGTTATAATAATATATTTTCTATATGAGTAATTTATCGCAACCTGCATTGACTTGTCAATAATAAAATTGTTAATATGAAAATAAGTTTAGTATTACAAATATTATGAAGGTGTGATCCCATGGATATCGGCGCTACAATACGGGCAATCCGCAAGCGGAAAAATATCACCATCGCGCAAATCTGCGACACTACCGGCCTATCCCAAGGCTTCATGAGCCAGGTCGAAACTAATAAGACATCACCTTCCATCGCTACACTTGAGAATATCGCTCAGGCTCTGAAGGTCCCGCTTGCATATTTGCTGCTAAAAAAAGAAGAACGCATGCAGATTGTCCGCAAGGATGAACGGAGAATCACCACCAGCGGCGCAGCTAAGCTAAAGGTTGAGCACCTCAGTTCCACCCAGAACGTCCGGATGTCGATCGTCGAGTTCCCTCCCGGTGCCATGATTGGGGATGCCCCCCATGCGCATGAAGGACAGGAGGTCCATGTCGTCCTTAAAGGGACTATCTATGCGCAGCAAGGGGAAGACGGAGCTGAATTTACCGAGGGTGATTCCTTTAGCTGGAATGCCTGCACCCCCCATTCCGTCAAAAATACGGGGGAAGACACCGCGATTGTGCTGATCTCCATCTACACTGAAAACGAAAACGGACAAGATATACTCTGAACAATTAAAAGCCCGTACTCTGGCTAATAGGCGGAGTGCGGGCTTTTATTCACATATTCGCTATCTCATTATATTCAACATGCTTCTGTATCTCCGTCACGATCATCTGCTGATTGATCTCTTGAATCTTATAGGCCTTGGCCTGTTCTCTGGAGGAGATCACTTTGTACCCAACATCTTTATAAATAATGGCGCAGTGATTCTCAATGGCTATGCCGGTTGTATTCATTCCCTTAACCATGTCCAAGAAATCTGCCTCGCGGTTGTCTTCATTATAATGAGGACAGTGAATCTCTGGTAATATCCCCATCGCCTTCAATTTGATATAGATCCTCTCTCCTGTAGTATCGAACGTCTCTGTGTCACTATGACCGTATTCGTACCAGCAGATCGAACCCGCACTCATCCCTGACAGCACAACCCCAGAGTCGTACGCTTGCTTCAGCAAAGTATCCACACCGTGCTCCCGCCAGATGTCCAGCATCATCCTCGTGTTACCGCCACCCACATAGATTAAATCGGCGGATAAGATCATGTCCTCTATTTCTTCTGGTGCATATGTATTTTTCGTCAGCAGTAAATGCTTGATCTCACACCCTAACCGGTCACCGTACACGAATTGAAAAGAGTCACAATACCCTTCTGCATCCATACTGGCTGTAGGAATGAACAATGCTTTGGGATTCCTTTTGTTCGTTAGATCTAAAATCGTCTGATCGATGGCCAAAGTCTCCAATTCGCTAAGCTCTCCTCCGCCAATCGCCACAATAATCCCCATCTTCATCACTCCTATTTAAAATATTGAAGCAGAACAAGAATACAAAAAAGCCCCGGATGCATGATGTCTTATTCAGACACACCGGGACTGACTCTGTTGATAGTTATAAAGGTTGGTTAAGATAATTCCCCCGCTGCCGCATTCCCTCAAACAGCAATATCGTCGCGGCCATTGCAGCGTTCAGTGATTCGGCGCGGCCAGCCATCGGGATCAGGATGCTTTTGTCGACAAGCCGGGCTGTCTCTGGCGAGATGCCTTGGCCTTCGCTGCCGATCAGCAGCCACTGGCTGCCGTGAAAATCATGGGTGTAGCAGGAATCCTCCGCCGTCAGCGAGGTGCTGACCAGCAGCGCCCCGCCCTCCCGCGCCTGCGGGAGAATGGTACTTAGCTCTCCCTCCACTACCGGGAGATGGAACATCGAGCCCATCGTGGACCGGATGGTCTTCGGGTTAAAGAGGTCGGCACAGCCTTGGCCGAGGATCACGCCGTCCGCACCCGCCGCATCCGCACTGCGGATGATGGTGCCTACATTGCCGGGGTCCTGGACCCCATCCAGCACCACAACCAGGCTGTCCGGCTTCGCCAGAATGGCCTCTAGGCCCTGTTGCTCCTTCCGCACAATGGCGAATACCGGCTGCGGGGTGCCCGTGCTGCTGCACTTCGCAACCACTGCCGCCGACACGCCGATGACCTCCATACCCTGTACGGCCTGAAGCAGCGGCTTCAGCTCAGACGGCATGCCTTTATCAAGGTCAAAAGCCAGGCATTCCACATCCGCTTCGGCTTGCAACGCCTCCTGCACCAGATGAATCCCTTCCACGATATATTTACCGGACCGGTCACGGTGCTTCTTCTCCTGCAGTCCGGCCCATTCCTTCACCCGCGTGTTCTGCGGCGACATAATTTCCATAGGGTCCTACCTTTCTGTTGCTTACAGATTCCTATTGATAAGCCATCTCCAGCTTCGTCAGATTATCCTTCCGTCCGACAATGACAAGAACATCACCATCGGTCAGGCGGTCCTCCGCTCTGGGGGAGATATTCATTTCCTCGCCTTGACGGATCGCCATAACATTGCACCCATATTTGGCGCGTATATCAAGCTCCTGCAGGTTCTTGCCCAGCATCGGCCCCGAGACCTTCATGTCGAGAATGCTGTACTCCGGTGACAGCTCGATGTAATCGAGGATGTTCGGAGAAGCGAGATGATGCGCCACGCGCATCCCCATGTCCCGCTCCGGGTAGATCACCTTATCTGCTCCGATTTTGCCCAGCACCTTGCCGTGCAGCTCACTTTTGGCTTTGGCAATAATGGCAGGCACGCCCAGATCCTTCAAGATCAGCGTTGTCAGAATACTGGCCTGAATATCCTCACCGATGGCGACTACCACCACATCGAAGTTACGGATGCCCAGCGCACGCAGTGCCTCTTCATCCGTGGAGTCCGCAGATACGGCATGTGTCACAATGTTGGAGATTTCCTGGGTGCGCTGTTCATCTGCATCAATGGCCAGCACCTCATAGCCCATCCCGCTGAGCGCCTTGGCCACACTTGAGCCGAAGCGGCCCATGCCGATGATCGCATACTGTTTTTTTGCCATTAAGCCTTGTCCCTCCCGCACATATAATACATCTCACACAGTATAGCATAAGCCGTTATAAACTTGAATGTTCAGCGCTCCCGCAGGGCACCTTATAAAAAGGCTGCTTACCTGACAAGCCCCTGCTTTCGAAGTCAGTTTTGCGATGCTGATTCAGGAAGCAGATGCTCACACAACTTTAAGGAGGCCGATTATGCCAGTCACGCTTGATTTGCGCCAGGCCATCATTCACAAGGTACACGGCCAGTCCGAAGAAGGTCTGCGGGAGGTCATTGAGAATTCCGTAGACGGGCCGGAAGCCGCGCTTCCCGGACTGGGTGTCGTCTTTGAGATGATCTGGAAGGACCTCGACCCTGCGAAGCAGGACCGGGTTCTCTCTATGCTGCACAGACATCTGGACAAGCTTACCCCAGGGTCTATCACCTCCTAGAGGAGGCCCATCCCGCCAAAAACCTCCGCACCCCACCGTGCAGCTGCACAGGTGGAGGCGGAGGTTTTTTATAGCCTAATCATACATATGACTTCACTGCTCAGCCTGCTTATATTACACCCATCAAGGTGCAGTCTCCAGGAACTTCGCGGTCGGATTCTTCTCCATCGCGGTCCGCATGGCGTATTCATTCTCGAACAGCACTACGTAATTGCCCTTCTTGTCGGTAACCAGAGTGGAGTTGATCCGGAATTTACTGGCATCCGGCTTGTTCTCATCCACGATCCAGCGTGCGAACTGGTAGCTCATCCGCTGCAGCTGCACATCCACGCCATACTCACCCTTCATGCGGTACTCGAACACCTCGAACTGCAGCTGTCCGACTACACCCAGCAGAATATCGTCGAAGTTGACGGTACGGAACACCTGGATCATGCCCTCTTCGGTCAGCTGGTCAATCCCCTTCTGGAATTGCTTCGACTTCAGTGCATTCTTGATGGTGACTTTGGAGAAAATCTCCGGCGAGAAGGTCGGCAGCTCATCAAATTCGATATCTCCGGCCTGACTGAGTGTGTCGCCAATGCGGAAGATGCCCGGGTCGAACAGACCGATAATATCCCCCGGATACGCTTCTTCCACGATATCCCGGTCCTGGGCAAGGAACTGCTGCGGCTGGGATAGCTTGATGTCTTTGCCGGCACGTACATGCTTCACACTCATTCCGCGCTCGAACTTGCCGGACACGATACGCAGGAAGGCGATACGGTCACGGTGTGCGGGATTCATGTTCGCCTGGATTTTGAATACATAGCCGGTGAATTTCTCATTCGTCGGTTCTACAGAGCCCGCTGTACTGCGGCGTGGTTCAGGCTTCGGCGCAAGCTCCAGGAAATTATCCAGGAACGTCTGCACACCGAAGTTGTTGATCGCACTGCCGAAGAATACCGGAGTAATCTCCCCGCGCAGCACCTTCTCATAGTCAAAAGGATCACCCGCCACATCCAGCAGCTCCAGATCCGCGCATAGCTGATCATGCAGGTACTCC is a window of Paenibacillus sp. FSL H3-0469 DNA encoding:
- a CDS encoding TrkA family potassium uptake protein codes for the protein MAKKQYAIIGMGRFGSSVAKALSGMGYEVLAIDADEQRTQEISNIVTHAVSADSTDEEALRALGIRNFDVVVVAIGEDIQASILTTLILKDLGVPAIIAKAKSELHGKVLGKIGADKVIYPERDMGMRVAHHLASPNILDYIELSPEYSILDMKVSGPMLGKNLQELDIRAKYGCNVMAIRQGEEMNISPRAEDRLTDGDVLVIVGRKDNLTKLEMAYQ
- a CDS encoding small acid-soluble spore protein SspI; translated protein: MPVTLDLRQAIIHKVHGQSEEGLREVIENSVDGPEAALPGLGVVFEMIWKDLDPAKQDRVLSMLHRHLDKLTPGSITS
- a CDS encoding peptide chain release factor 3, with amino-acid sequence MNKATDQKLQSEVDKRRTFAIISHPDAGKTTLTEKLLLFGGAIRLAGTVKARKASKHATSDWMEIEKQRGISVTSSVMQFDYLDHRVNILDTPGHQDFSEDTYRTLTAADSAVMLIDVAKGVETQTIKLFQVCAKRGIPIFTFINKLDREGRSPFDLMEELENVLGIRSVPMNWPIGMGRELCGVYDRMKNQVELFQGDDHSVIKVQKVESYRDPIIREMAGEYLHDQLCADLELLDVAGDPFDYEKVLRGEITPVFFGSAINNFGVQTFLDNFLELAPKPEPRRSTAGSVEPTNEKFTGYVFKIQANMNPAHRDRIAFLRIVSGKFERGMSVKHVRAGKDIKLSQPQQFLAQDRDIVEEAYPGDIIGLFDPGIFRIGDTLSQAGDIEFDELPTFSPEIFSKVTIKNALKSKQFQKGIDQLTEEGMIQVFRTVNFDDILLGVVGQLQFEVFEYRMKGEYGVDVQLQRMSYQFARWIVDENKPDASKFRINSTLVTDKKGNYVVLFENEYAMRTAMEKNPTAKFLETAP